One Drosophila virilis strain 15010-1051.87 chromosome 5, Dvir_AGI_RSII-ME, whole genome shotgun sequence DNA window includes the following coding sequences:
- the LOC116649745 gene encoding uncharacterized protein isoform X1: protein MAEDPINQQAFAEDVAAAAAAGGDQGFALPPGAGPGSPDFQMPSAEEIWKMVESMEGLSDAERAELRENIFNPKPPSPEDYMRYGHPGHSSREYLVFFVMITLILVVFALFGFKLYKSLMEKELKKREKLKSKQQKKTKKSN from the exons ATGGCAGAAGACCCAATAAATCAGCAGGCATTTGCTGAGGATGTGGCcgctgcggcagcagctggcggGGATCAGGGTTTCGCCCTGCCGCCGGGTGCGGGTCCCGGTTCGCCAGACTTTCAAATGCCCAGTGCTGAGGAAATCTGGAAAATGGTCGAATCCATGGAAGGCCTTTCCGATGCTGAACGTGCCGAGCTGcgcgaaaatatatttaatcccAAGCCGCCATCGCCGGAGGATTACATGCGTTACGGACATCCCGGCCACAGTTCCAGAGAGTATTTAGTATTCTTTGTGATGATTACGCTCATACTGGTCGTCTTTG CTCTATTTGGCTTCAAGCTGTACAAGTCGCTGATGGAGAAGGAGCTCAAGAAGCGGGAGAAACTCAAGAGCAAGCAGCAAAAGAAGACCAAGAAGTCCAATTGA
- the ox gene encoding cytochrome b-c1 complex subunit 9, producing the protein MKVIYNTLFKRTSTYAVAIFASAFFFERAIDVSSNLIFESINKGKLWKDIKGKYE; encoded by the exons ATGAAGGTTATCTACAATACCCTCTTCAAGCGTACGTCCACATACGCTGTGGCCATATTCGCATCAGCCTTCTTCTTTGAGCGAGCCATCGACGTCAGCTCGAACCTCATCTTCGAGTCCATCAACAAAGGC AAACTCTGGAAGGACATCAAGGGCAAATATGAATAG
- the LOC116649745 gene encoding uncharacterized protein isoform X2 produces MSSGEESIIEQLKRSVEALVAKTGPHSKFAEDLIQKIGNLQAKMDSLTEGDRHKFLSEMKGSIQDAIVRIERRLLQHSHIAQTYTTSIVVAVIFLVVSVIALFGFKLYKSLMEKELKKREKLKSKQQKKTKKSN; encoded by the exons ATGAGTTCGGGCGAAGAGTCCATTATTGAGCAGCTGAAGCGCTCTGTGGAGGCCTTGGTCGCTAAGACGGGGCCGCATAGCAAATTTGCCGAGGATCTTATACAGAAAATTGGCAATCTACAGGCCAAAATGGATTCACTGACCGAAGGCGATCGCCACAAGTTCCTTAGCGAGATGAAGGGCTCCATTCAGGACGCAATTGTGCGCATCGAGCGCCGTTTGCTGCAGCATTCGCACATTGCCCAAACCTACACCACGTCCATTGTGGTAGCTGTGATATTCCTTGTCGTCTCAGTAATCG CTCTATTTGGCTTCAAGCTGTACAAGTCGCTGATGGAGAAGGAGCTCAAGAAGCGGGAGAAACTCAAGAGCAAGCAGCAAAAGAAGACCAAGAAGTCCAATTGA
- the Fbl6 gene encoding F-box/LRR-repeat protein 6 encodes MEMSEATKESSTSDVAQSEEQQVDAATTASGKESKDTTSDAAPMDSDNVQAQSEQCSTATTVDINTLTPSTPSQTPPQLLAAEASATPTAASSGTVAAAAIPENILSPPKSETQTDETNTATSTSCSPASEGQRSPTGEADQQQQEQKQKQQPQPTLAPKEEATQKEELELELDKATAVVNGTIPKSGKPLVTALNKKLNKSANTSPRASRARKPKALPMYESEISDNKVGIKLCIKKSDAAAGSSELPVVSAPAPRPPAPAKPARKRVRKPKQQQDSDESEYEPRKKKGGGGSNNGERQKRTSTNASAQQAAEADSEPVEQSAWGHKLPEEVLFRIFEHVVDKEGCLPTLFRLGRVCSLWRQVSLRPTLWRTMDLTTWIKEKYRTELKLKWFVDNRCSACTELNVSNWKISDINCFLAKLSTGCPNLTGITLSGWKGFTSDHLTYLVDNMQKLQRLDLSSINVEMNASKSAVGVNSLCNALQTMGSRLTHLYLAHNRLAGIPNIVSVLATHCPNLTLLDLSNVTTQATSHGVLYIEKLQHGCQKLKVLRVTNSHITPSTASMQEIMDSPGFPNLEELSVAALTDESRIISDDHLQRILKSSSKLKLLDVRNCTRLTHESLIRLPAWDIKHLFLSGCSVTRDMGSGLELIASKWAHSLIELDLAWANVQQPIDNALRALAEKGSESPLAHLNLCGSSVSEEAVKEILTNCVHMSSINLASCRGLPRGVKRLMQGPQELHELREVLGVQLKVQ; translated from the exons ATGGAAATGAGTGAAGCGACGAAGGAGTCCTCCACAAGCGATGTAGCGCAGAGTGAGGAGCAGCAAGTGGATGCTGCTACTACGGCCAGCGGCAAAGAATCCAAAGATACCACATCTGATGCAGCACCAATGGACTCGGATAATGTGCAGGCACAAAGCGAGCAATGCTCCACGGCAACCACAGTGGACATCAATACGCTGACTCCGTCGACACCTTCGCAGACGCCGCCACAGCTGCTGGCGGCCGAAGCGAGTGCAACACCGACTGCAGCGTCAAGTGGCACAGTGGCTGCAGCAGCTATACCCGAGAATATACTATCACCACCCAAGTCGGAAACACAAACGGATGAAACAAATACGGCCACATCGACCTCATGCTCGCCGGCTTCTGAGGGTCAGCGGTCGCCTACGGGAGAAGCagatcagcaacaacaagagcaaaaacaaaaacagcagccgcagccaacGTTAGCACCAAAAGAGGAAGCAACGCAGAAggaggagctggagctggaactggaTAAGGCAACAGCTGTTGTTAATGGCACCATACCAAAGTCGGGCAAACCGCTGGTAACGGCGCTCAATAAGAAACTTAACAAGTCAGCCAACACATCGCCGCGAGCGTCACGTGCGCGCAAGCCAAAGGCTTTGCCCATGTACGAGAGCGAAATCAGCGACAACAAAGTTGGCATCAAGCTGTGCATTAAGAAGTCCGATGCGGCTGCTGGATCATCAGAATTGCCAGTGGTCTCTGCGCCGGCCCCAAGGCCACCAGCGCCAGCGAAGCCGGCACGCAAGCGCGTTCgcaaaccaaaacaacaacaggacaGCGACGAGAGTGAGTATGAGCCGCGCAAGAAGAAGGGTGGTGGGGGCAGCAACAACGGCGAGCGCCAGAAAAGGACATCAACAAACGCCTCTGCTCAGCAGGCGGCAGAAGCGGACAGCGAGCCGGTTGAGCAGAGTGCCTGGGGCCATAAGTTACCTGAAGAAGTGCTCTTTCGT ATTTTTGAACATGTTGTCGATAAGGAGGGCTGCCTGCCCACCCTATTTCGGTTGGGTCGTGTGTGCTCGCTGTGGCGACAGGTCTCGCTGAGACCAACGCTATGGCGCACCATGGATTTGACCACCTGGATTAAGGAAAAGTACCGAACGGAACTTAAACTGAAATGGTTTGTGGACAATCGTTGCAGTGCTTGCACCGAATTAAATGTCT CCAATTGGAAGATATCAGACATCAATTGCTTTCTGGCAAAGCTCTCCACTGGCTGTCCAAATCTGACGGGCATCACGCTATCTGGCTGGAAAGGCTTCACATCGGATCATTTGACGTATCTTGTCGATAATATGCAAAAGCTACAGCGCTTAGACTTAAGCTCAATTAAT GTCGAAATGAATGCTAGCAAGAGCGCTGTTGGCGTTAACTCACTTTGCAATGCGCTCCAGACCATGGGCAGTCGCTTGACCCACCTTTACTTGGCACACAACCGTCTAGCTGGAATTCCCAATATTGTCAGCGTACTTGCG ACGCATTGTCCAAATTTGACGCTCCTAGATCTCTCAAACGTAACCACACAAGCTACATCGCACGGCGTGCTGTACATCGAGAAGCTGCAGCATGGTTGCCAGAAGCTTAAGGTGCTGCGTGTCACCAACTCCCACATAACGCCGAGTACGGCCAGCATGCAGGAGATT aTGGACTCGCCAGGTTTTCCCAATCTAGAGGAGCTCTCCGTGGCAGCTTTGACCGATGAATCCCGCATCATAAGTGATGACCATCTACAACGTATATTAAAGAGTAGCTCTAAGTTAAAGCTACTGGATGTGCGCAATTGCACACGTCTGACGCACGAAAGCTTAATACGTTTGCCAGCCTGGGATATTAAGCATTTATTTCTCTCCGGCTGCTCGGTCACCCGTGATATGGG ATCGGGTCTGGAACTTATTGCGTCCAAATGGGCGCATAGTCTAATCGAACTGGATCTGGCCTGGGCTAACGTCCAGCAGCCCATAGACAATGCTTTGCGCGCACTGGCTGAGAAAGGCAGCGAGTCTCCATTGGC TCACTTAAATCTATGCGGCTCATCAGTATCTGAGGAGGCGGTTAAGGAAATACTCACGAACTGTGTGCACATGAGCTCAATAAATCTTGCATCATGCCGCGGCTTGCCCCGTGGCGTTAAGCGCCTTATGCAGGGACCACAGGAGCTGCATGAACTGCGCGAGGTGCTCGGTGTGCAATTAAAAGTGCAGTAG
- the mRpL18 gene encoding large ribosomal subunit protein uL18m: MSRSARPLTSARVLHKIKELTTPATDGNFVTNRNPRNLERLRIAYKPTGYHLEKPGRSYWHTLEINTSGRYVSADVKHFENGTILSASTSEWAIKQQLYKTKDTSAFVNLGRVLAQRCLQAGITEMTCNVNAVAGSKLEKLLQAVQENGVSFQEPTRLPNTHPWDAYRHEKPWEVSEQTATVATKTSEVK, encoded by the coding sequence ATGTCACGCAGCGCACGCCCTCTCACCTCAGCCCGCGTGCTGCACAAGATCAAGGAGCTGACCACGCCGGCAACCGATGGCAACTTTGTAACCAATCGCAATCCCCGTAATCTAGAGAGATTGCGCATTGCCTACAAGCCTACGGGCTATCATTTGGAGAAGCCAGGACGTTCTTACTGGCACACACTTGAAATCAACACCAGCGGACGCTATGTAAGTGCCGACGTCAAGCATTTCGAGAACGGCACCATCCTTAGCGCCAGCACCTCCGAGTGGGCAATCAAGCAGCAATTGTACAAAACGAAGGATACCTCGGCATTTGTCAATCTGGGACGGGTGCTCGCCCAGCGATGCCTGCAAGCTGGCATTACCGAAATGACCTGCAATGTGAATGCCGTGGCCGGCAGCAAATTGGAGAAGCTGCTCCAGGCAGTGCAGGAGAACGGCGTCAGTTTTCAGGAGCCGACCAGACTACCAAATACCCATCCCTGGGATGCGTACAGGCACGAGAAGCCTTGGGAGGTTTCTGAACAAACTGCAACTGTAGCCACAAAAACAAGCGaggttaaataa
- the LOC6636495 gene encoding uncharacterized protein has product MASTQNKDACTICEKVGLRPLTKDNVFNYYIPLHGLVSYGALSVNVMNPQIVPKLLPKKDLTNVFLISAVVGSAFYIYGRPHLKDIKNNKRGAYALLAATLFSMGSVLAWALIKSALPKDNSLLATLAGLGTGAAIVKIGTDYIHDLDKLKN; this is encoded by the coding sequence ATGGCTAGCACACAGAATAAAGACGCCTGCACCATTTGCGAGAAAGTTGGTCTAAGACCCCTGACCAAAGACAACGTATTCAACTATTACATACCACTGCACGGTCTCGTAAGCTATGGAGCCCTTAGCGTCAACGTCATGAATCCCCAGATTGTGCCGAAACTATTACCCAAAAAGGATCTGACGAATGTATTCCTGATTTCCGCAGTCGTTGGAAGTGCCTTCTATATTTACGGCCGACCACACTTAAAGGACATTAAGAACAACAAACGCGGAGCGTATGCATTGCTTGCAGCTACGCTGTTTAGCATGGGATCGGTACTGGCCTGGGCACTGATCAAATCCGCGTTGCCTAAGGACAACTCGCTGCTCGCCACGCTAGCCGGCTTGGGAACAGGCGCCGCCATTGTCAAAATTGGTACGGACTACATTCATGACCTTGACAAGCTGAagaactaa
- the LOC116649745 gene encoding uncharacterized protein isoform X3 — MVDLTDAGSPFQQSIPNLAFYVPAVVVFGLAALFGFKLYKSLMEKELKKREKLKSKQQKKTKKSN; from the exons ATGGTTGATTTAACCGATGCCGGCTCACCGTTCCAGCAGTCAATACCTAATCTTGCATTCTATGTgccggctgttgttgttttcggttTAGCAG CTCTATTTGGCTTCAAGCTGTACAAGTCGCTGATGGAGAAGGAGCTCAAGAAGCGGGAGAAACTCAAGAGCAAGCAGCAAAAGAAGACCAAGAAGTCCAATTGA
- the LOC116650970 gene encoding CIMIP2 protein GA14893, translated as MAYSNRGFDFYLPSGGWCNPKDDMYFRRSVEWVPVRSAGIGRSFATTNGVIYPRVIGLLPRYGGHVPGEIYNVGHSFGRSTVDAKRWLALHHE; from the exons ATGGCTTATTCGAATC GTGGTTTCGATTTTTATCTGCCGTCGGGCGGCTGGTGCAATCCAAAGGATGACATGTACTTTCGGCGCAGCGTCGAGTGGGTGCCCGTGCGCAGCGCTGGCATTGGACGCTCATTTGCGACTACCAACGGCGTTATATATCCGCGGGTGATCGGTTTGTTGCCACGCTACGGTGGGCATGTGCCCGGCGAGATATATAACGTGGGGCATTCCTTTGGGCGTTCTACCGTCGACGCCAAACGCTGGCTGGCCCTGCATcatgagtaa
- the LOC6636404 gene encoding uncharacterized protein: MWTAAALLVLCLFCQLTLVPATPAPIWSLDQVGSYFNGIFRSIVGPLFGFGNDDARNTTPSN; encoded by the exons ATGTGGACGGCTGCTGCTCTGCTTGTGCTGTGCCTGTTTTGCCAGCTAACGCTTGTGCCCGCGACGCCTGCGCCCATATGGAGTCTCGACCAGGTGGGCT CTTACTTTAATGGCATCTTTCGCTCTATTGTTGGACCGCTTTTTGGGTTTGGCAACGACGATGCCCGCAATACAACCCCCAGCAATTAG
- the LOC116650969 gene encoding NADPH:adrenodoxin oxidoreductase, mitochondrial produces the protein MSFTRSFVYSRHKLLNIYSCNLSTSAIKYQNVQQSTAAVKRICIVGAGPAGFYAAQYLLKQLSDCTVDIVEKLPVPFGLVRFGVAPDHPEVKNVINTFTKTAEHPRLRFFGNVTLGEDVSLQELRDRYHAVLLTYGADQDRELQLDNERQAPHVISARKFVAWYNGLPGAEQLQPDLSGRDVTIVGQGNVAVDVARMLLSPIDTLKLTDTTEYALEALARSKVERVHLVGRRGPLQAAFTIKELREMLKLPNVETCWRAADFTGIAEQVDKLQRPRRRLTELMLKSLGEQRKPRAAANGKQFLPIFLRAPKAIAANEMEFSITELQENEAAVATEASERLPADLILRSIGYKSSCADAGINFDPKRGHVCNRQGRVLKPGESDAVEPGLYVAGWLCTGPTGVILTTMNGAFAVAKTICDDIANKAVDTASAKPGFEPGSRRIVNWEGWRRIDQHESEAGKAKGKPREKIVSTEQMLRIAGV, from the exons ATGAGTTTCACGCGTAGTTTTGTATATTCCCGacataaattgttaaatatatacagcTGTAATTTGAGTACAAGTGCAATTAAATACCAAAATGTGCAAcagtcaacagcagcagtcaaACGAATTTGCATTGTGGGCGCCGGCCCAGCGGGTTTCTATGCGGCACAATATTTGCTCAAGCAGCTGAGCGACTGCACCGTGGACATCGTGGAGAAGCTGCCGGTGCCGTTCGGATTGGTGCG CTTTGGAGTTGCGCCCGATCATCCGGAGGTCAAGAATGTCATCAACACGTTTACGAAGACGGCGGAGCATCCGCGTTTACGTTTTTTTGGCAACGTAACGCTCGGCGAGGATGTGAGCCTACAGGAGCTGCGGGATCGCTACCATGCCGTGTTGCTCACCTATGGCGCGGATCAGGATcgggagctgcagctggacaACGAGCGGCAGGCACCGCATGTGATATCGGCGCGAAAATTTGTAGCCTGGTATAATGGTCTGCCCGGcgccgagcagctgcagccggaCTTGAGCGGACGTGACGTCACGATTGTGGGCCAGGGCAACGTGGCCGTTGATGTGGCACGCATGTTGCTAAGTCCAATCGACACCCTGAAG CTAACAGATACCACGGAGTATGCCTTGGAGGCACTGGCGCGCAGCAAGGTGGAGCGTGTACACCTGGTGGGTCGACGTGGTCCGCTGCAGGCGGCCTTCACGATTAAAGAGCTGCGCGAGATGCTCAAATTGCCCAATGTCGAGACTTGTTGGCGTGCAGCGGACTTTACGG GCATTGCCGAGCAGGTGGACAAGTTGCAGCGACCACGAAGGCGTCTAACTGAACTGATGCTCAAGAGTCTGGGCGAACAGAGGAAGCCCAGGGCTGCAGCAAATGGCAAGCAATTCCTGCCCATCTTTCTGCGCGCTCCCAAAGCCATTGCGgcaaatgaaatggaatttaGCATAACTGAGCTGCAGGAGAACGAGGCAGCAGTCGCCACTGAGGCTTCCGAACGGCTGCCAGCCGATTTAATTCTACGCAGCATTGGCTATAAATCCAGTTGCGCCGATGCTGGCATCAACTTTGATCCGAAACGTGGTCATGTATGCAATCGCCAGGGCCGTGTGCTGAAGCCCGGCGAATCCGACGCTGTGGAGCCTGGCCTGTAtgtggctggctggctgtgcACTGGACCCACTGGTGTCATTCTGACCACCATGAATGGCGCCTTCGCCGTGGCCAAAACTATCTGCGATGATATTGCAAACAAAGCTGTGGACACAGCCTCAGCAAAGCCTGGCTTTGAGCCGGGCAGCAGGCGCATTGTCAACTGGGAAGGCTGGCGTCGCATCGACCAACACGAAAGCGAGGCGGGCAAGGCCAAGGGCAAGCCGCGCGAGAAAATTGTTAGCACTGAGCAAATGTTGCGCATTGCTGGCGTCTGA
- the LOC6636402 gene encoding CIMIP2 protein GA14893 produces METSITPEPHLVPGYTGHCPENRDRVGKTYGKQTHTLLIDPCSNHAPELIVAPIHAKPDLKDYPTENELKILSDREEFVDSVYRHPIIPGYAGFVPNMFKQTGKRYVAAATAGVAQHETLMQLYRCENRTLRHRDLLESGRGLFEHKLNERLLPHSHYRAPLIPVTPVSKGIKEEKCPPTTEKLRYSKFTSPHFLDDDDSDKFIINGYAAHIPMAVTRFGEPSKVLTHNALCSFSDYMYKRKRDSWCCGQDLSTPAIKCPPVGHFIIYHNNHGMNPSYAGHVPGNMYKFGRTFGKTSYHAKRWLEIHKDLTLLPEIANLDYEY; encoded by the exons ATGGAAACATCCATAACACCTGAGCCACACTTGGTGCCAGG TTATACTGGACACTGTCCGGAGAATCGTGATCGCGTTGGCAAAACCTATGGCAAACAGACGCACACGCTGCTCATTGATCCTTGCAGTAATCATGCGCCCGAGCTGATTGTCGCGCCCATACACGCTAAGCCCGATCTCAAGGATTACCCAACCGAGAATGAGTTGAAGATCTTAAGCGATCGCGAGGAGTTTGTCGACTCCGTCTATCGCCATCCCATAATACCTGGTTATGCGGGCTTTGTGCCCAACATGTTCAAGCAGACGGGCAAACGCTACGTTGCTGCCGCCACCGCGGGCGTGGCTCAGCACGAGACCCTGATGCAGCTGTACCGATGTGAGAATCGCACGCTGCGCCATCGTGATCTGCTCGAGAGTGGCCGCGGCTTGTTCGAGCACAAACTAAACGAGCGACTG CTGCCGCACTCGCATTATCGCGCACCCCTGATACCCGTTACGCCTGTCAGTAAGGGCATCAAGGAGGAGAAGTGCCCGCCAACGACAGAGAAGCTACGCTACAGTAAGTTCACTTCGCCCCACTTCCTAGATGATGATGACTCGGATAAGTTCATCATCAATGGCTATGCTGCCCACATACCCATGGCTGTGACGCGGTTCGGTGAGCCCAGCAAGGTGCTCACGCATAATGCACTCTGCAGCTTCTCGGACTATATGTATAAGAGGAAGAGGGATTCGTGGTGCTGCGGCCAGGACCTGAGCACACCCGCCATAAAGTGTCCGCCAGTGGGacactttattatttatcataaCAATCATGGCATGAATCCCAGCTATGCCGGTCATGTGCCTGGAAATATGTACAAATTCGGGCGAACATTCGGAAAGACCTCATATCATGCTAAGCGCTGGCTTGAAATTCACAAAGATCTCACTCTTTTGCCAGAGATTGCGAATTTGGATTACGAATACTAA